A genomic stretch from Mycobacterium paraterrae includes:
- a CDS encoding protein kinase domain-containing protein, with protein MSTVYRGLDTRLDRPVALKVMDSRYAGDQQFLTRFQLEARSVARLKDPGLVAVYDQGLDARHPFLVMELVEGGTLRELLTERGPMPPHAVAAVLRPVLGGLAAAHRAGLVHRDVKPENVLISDDGDVKLVDFGLVRAVAEAGITSSSVILGTAAYLSPEQVKDGMASPRSDVYAVGIVAYELLTGQTPFSGDTSLSVAFRRLDTDVPPPGSVISGVPAQFDDLVERATARDPAGRYADAQEMGAELDAIVDALRLPAFRVPAPRNSAQHRSASARRNDVTLDQNRTAELSQSAAGRPPAHRPTRQLTRDVPVETEQGLVAAQFAGIDLAEFVYERQRARRMMLIWIAIVLSITGMIAAAAWTVGSNIGGLI; from the coding sequence ATGTCGACGGTCTATCGCGGCCTGGACACGCGGCTGGACCGGCCGGTCGCACTAAAGGTGATGGATTCCCGCTACGCCGGCGACCAGCAGTTCCTGACCCGATTCCAATTGGAAGCCCGCAGCGTGGCCCGCCTGAAGGACCCCGGCCTGGTCGCCGTCTACGACCAGGGGCTGGACGCCCGGCACCCATTCCTGGTGATGGAACTCGTCGAGGGCGGCACGCTACGCGAGCTGCTCACCGAGCGCGGCCCGATGCCGCCGCACGCCGTCGCCGCGGTACTGCGCCCGGTGTTGGGCGGGTTGGCCGCCGCCCATCGCGCCGGCTTGGTGCACCGCGACGTCAAACCCGAGAACGTGCTGATCTCCGACGACGGCGACGTCAAGCTCGTCGACTTCGGGTTGGTGCGCGCGGTCGCCGAAGCCGGAATCACCTCGAGTAGCGTCATTCTCGGCACCGCGGCATACCTGTCGCCCGAACAGGTCAAGGACGGAATGGCCAGCCCCCGCAGCGATGTCTACGCGGTCGGCATCGTCGCCTACGAACTGTTGACCGGCCAGACGCCCTTCTCCGGCGACACCTCGCTGTCGGTCGCCTTCCGGCGGCTAGACACCGACGTGCCGCCGCCGGGCAGCGTGATCAGCGGCGTGCCTGCGCAATTCGACGACCTGGTCGAGCGTGCCACCGCACGCGACCCCGCGGGCCGTTACGCCGACGCCCAGGAGATGGGCGCCGAGCTCGACGCCATCGTCGACGCCCTGCGGCTGCCCGCATTCCGGGTACCGGCACCGCGCAACTCGGCCCAGCACCGCTCGGCATCTGCGCGCCGAAACGACGTGACCCTCGATCAGAACCGCACCGCGGAGCTGAGTCAGTCTGCGGCCGGGCGGCCGCCGGCCCACCGGCCGACCCGTCAGCTGACCCGCGACGTCCCGGTCGAGACCGAGCAAGGCTTAGTTGCAGCGCAATTCGCCGGCATCGACCTTGCCGAGTTCGTGTACGAGCGCCAGCGGGCCCGGCGCATGATGCTCATCTGGATCGCGATCGTGTTGTCGATCACCGGGATGATCGCCGCCGCGGCGTGGACCGTCGGCAGCAACATCGGCGGACTGATCTAA
- a CDS encoding polyadenylate-specific 3'-exoribonuclease AS, producing MRYFYDTEFIDDGYTIELISIGVVAEDGREYYAVSTEFNPERAGKWVRANVLPKLPPPASQVWRSRSQIRSDLETFFDIDGAEPIELWAWVGAYDHVALCQLWGPMTHLPPPIPRFTHELRQLWEDCGSPRLPRRSENVHDALVDARDQLTRYRVITGDDDAGGSTAR from the coding sequence GTGCGTTACTTCTACGACACCGAATTCATCGACGACGGTTACACCATCGAGCTGATCTCGATCGGGGTGGTCGCCGAGGATGGCCGCGAATACTACGCCGTCTCAACAGAATTCAATCCGGAGCGAGCTGGAAAATGGGTTCGCGCAAATGTGCTGCCGAAGCTGCCGCCACCGGCCTCGCAGGTGTGGCGGTCGCGCTCGCAGATCCGCAGCGACCTCGAGACGTTCTTCGACATCGACGGGGCCGAACCGATCGAGCTGTGGGCCTGGGTCGGCGCCTACGACCACGTCGCGCTGTGCCAGCTGTGGGGCCCGATGACCCACCTGCCGCCGCCGATCCCGCGCTTCACCCACGAGCTGCGCCAACTGTGGGAGGACTGCGGCAGCCCCCGGCTGCCCCGCCGGTCGGAAAACGTGCACGACGCGCTGGTCGACGCCCGCGACCAGTTGACCAGATACCGGGTGATCACGGGCGACGACGATGCGGGCGGCTCGACCGCCCGTTGA
- a CDS encoding alpha/beta hydrolase family protein, translated as MAAPTLPQKLFVTACAVTRSSDLAARWTGAAPFLPALFVLRYANMGGLDHDAFAAQIRGARSFRGDRWCSYWNRIADAHARQVTDLLRSLAGPESDAVPDVLDPGIGPEHVDGLTELIAPAVELFADHGPQPDTRTITALVDEHASTGDRHRIILAYRAVDAWVKAITYYQVSAFPGHDPDRMQAYWRSAHLFDGLIGAAAPTLGLTIEHVDIPLVGGDVVRGYLIVPPGAGPHPVVLTTNGLEGTVQELAIPQLRYRDSGLATFVMEMPGSYAYTDPMSPESEVVYHQVIDHLAADERIDADRIAMVGVSFGGYWTARLAATDNRLACAIACGAPTHRSFHGGALGTPQIILHALAKTVGANHPIDLMRKLRALSIRDRYPDIVIPLLVINGDNDTLMSSQDSSDLADAAGNATLLLYPDDDHCAMGHYREWLDYSQRWLLEHLTPAAT; from the coding sequence ATGGCCGCGCCCACCCTGCCGCAGAAGCTCTTCGTGACGGCGTGCGCGGTCACCCGCAGCAGTGATCTGGCGGCTCGGTGGACCGGGGCTGCGCCGTTCCTGCCCGCTCTGTTTGTGTTGCGCTACGCCAACATGGGCGGGCTCGACCACGACGCGTTCGCCGCGCAAATTCGCGGGGCCCGGTCGTTCCGCGGCGACCGCTGGTGCAGCTATTGGAACCGCATCGCCGACGCTCACGCCCGGCAGGTCACCGACCTGCTCCGCAGCCTGGCCGGCCCCGAGTCCGACGCGGTCCCCGATGTGCTCGACCCGGGCATCGGTCCCGAGCACGTCGACGGGCTGACCGAATTGATCGCGCCCGCAGTGGAGCTGTTCGCCGACCACGGACCGCAACCGGACACCCGCACGATCACCGCGCTGGTCGACGAGCACGCGTCCACCGGAGACCGTCACCGCATCATATTGGCCTACCGGGCGGTTGACGCATGGGTCAAGGCGATCACCTACTACCAGGTCAGCGCCTTTCCCGGGCATGACCCGGATCGAATGCAGGCCTACTGGCGCTCGGCACACCTCTTCGACGGCTTGATCGGGGCGGCGGCGCCCACGCTGGGACTCACCATCGAACACGTCGACATCCCACTGGTCGGCGGTGACGTCGTCCGCGGCTATCTCATCGTGCCGCCTGGAGCGGGGCCGCACCCGGTGGTGTTGACCACCAATGGTCTTGAGGGCACCGTCCAGGAGCTGGCGATCCCGCAACTGCGCTACCGCGATTCGGGCCTGGCGACGTTCGTCATGGAGATGCCCGGCAGTTACGCCTACACCGATCCGATGAGCCCGGAATCCGAGGTGGTCTACCACCAGGTCATCGACCACCTCGCCGCCGACGAGCGGATCGACGCCGATCGCATCGCCATGGTCGGGGTCAGCTTCGGCGGCTACTGGACCGCGCGCCTAGCCGCCACCGACAACCGGCTGGCCTGTGCGATCGCCTGCGGTGCGCCCACCCACCGGTCCTTTCACGGCGGCGCACTGGGCACCCCGCAGATCATCCTGCACGCCCTGGCCAAGACCGTCGGCGCGAACCATCCGATCGACTTGATGCGCAAGCTCCGGGCATTGTCGATCCGAGATCGCTACCCGGACATCGTGATTCCGCTGCTGGTCATCAACGGCGACAACGACACCCTGATGAGCAGCCAGGACAGCAGCGACCTCGCCGACGCCGCTGGGAACGCCACCCTGCTTCTGTATCCCGACGACGATCACTGCGCGATGGGCCACTACCGCGAGTGGCTGGACTATTCGCAGCGCTGGCTTCTGGAGCACCTCACGCCCGCGGCGACGTAA
- a CDS encoding TetR/AcrR family transcriptional regulator, with product MTAPAPGNQPPRSTRAVNREDRRDRLLNSAEELFADRGYFGVSVRDITDHAGTRLASISEQFGGKEGLFRAVLLRRIQPLNDDRRARLAALPVRGTRTQRLRAIIDAFAEPMRQRARNPGWDNYFRFIAQLANSGHPIRRFIADEYNVMAADFIAHLHALFPAATDAAIHDAYLHLVAASLHTYSNNLRLDSLTEGRMHTYDIDERHHALVRFAEGGIIALATDTAPRRPPTEF from the coding sequence GTGACCGCTCCCGCCCCGGGCAACCAGCCGCCGCGCTCCACGCGAGCGGTCAACCGCGAGGACCGTCGGGACCGGCTGCTCAACAGTGCCGAAGAACTCTTCGCCGACCGCGGCTACTTCGGGGTCAGCGTCCGCGACATCACCGACCACGCCGGCACCCGCCTGGCCTCTATCAGTGAGCAATTCGGCGGAAAGGAAGGGCTCTTCCGCGCAGTGCTGCTGCGCCGCATCCAGCCGCTCAACGACGACCGGCGAGCCCGGCTGGCGGCGCTACCCGTTCGCGGCACGCGGACCCAGCGCCTGCGCGCGATCATCGACGCGTTCGCCGAACCCATGCGGCAACGAGCCCGTAACCCCGGCTGGGACAACTACTTTCGCTTCATTGCCCAACTCGCCAACTCCGGACACCCGATCAGACGATTCATCGCCGACGAGTACAACGTCATGGCCGCCGACTTCATCGCCCACCTGCACGCTCTGTTCCCGGCCGCCACCGACGCGGCGATCCACGACGCCTACCTGCATCTAGTCGCGGCCAGCCTGCACACCTACTCCAACAACCTGCGCCTGGACAGCCTCACCGAAGGCCGCATGCACACTTATGACATCGACGAACGCCACCACGCGCTGGTGCGCTTCGCCGAAGGCGGAATCATCGCGCTGGCGACAGACACCGCACCCAGACGGCCCCCAACCGAGTTCTAG
- a CDS encoding lysophospholipid acyltransferase family protein, which translates to MAYWIFKYILLGPLLALIGRPKIEGLEHVPQSGPAILASNHLAVMDSFYLPLVVRRRITFLAKSEYFTGTGFKGWWSRWFFTAVGQVPIDRSSADAAQAALDTAKRVLGEGKLLGMYPEGTRSPDGRLYKGKTGLARLALETGVPVIPVAMIGTNKVNPPGTSMLRFGKVTVRFGKPMDFSRFDGLAGNRFIERAVIDEVIYELMGLSGQEYVDIYAATLKNGDGSEPPGKAAPSRIPETAAG; encoded by the coding sequence ATGGCGTACTGGATTTTCAAGTACATCCTCCTCGGCCCTTTGCTCGCGCTGATCGGCCGGCCGAAAATCGAAGGACTGGAACACGTCCCGCAGTCCGGCCCGGCGATTCTGGCCAGCAATCATCTGGCCGTGATGGACAGCTTCTACCTGCCGCTGGTGGTGCGCCGCCGGATCACCTTCCTGGCCAAGTCGGAATACTTCACCGGCACCGGATTCAAGGGCTGGTGGAGCCGGTGGTTCTTCACCGCCGTCGGCCAGGTGCCGATCGACCGCAGTAGCGCCGACGCGGCGCAGGCAGCCCTCGACACCGCCAAGCGGGTGCTGGGTGAGGGCAAGTTGCTCGGTATGTACCCCGAGGGCACCCGGTCACCCGACGGCCGTCTCTACAAAGGCAAAACCGGCCTTGCTCGGCTGGCGCTGGAAACCGGCGTCCCGGTGATCCCGGTCGCGATGATCGGCACCAACAAGGTCAACCCGCCCGGGACGTCGATGCTCCGGTTCGGCAAGGTCACCGTGCGGTTCGGCAAACCCATGGACTTCTCCCGGTTCGACGGCCTGGCCGGCAACCGCTTCATCGAGCGCGCGGTCATCGACGAGGTGATCTACGAACTGATGGGGCTTTCCGGACAGGAATACGTCGACATCTACGCCGCCACACTGAAGAACGGCGACGGCTCGGAGCCGCCGGGAAAAGCCGCGCCGTCTCGGATTCCTGAGACGGCGGCCGGCTAG
- a CDS encoding polyketide cyclase / dehydrase and lipid transport has product MHSVQIADETYVAADPARIGAAVGDPSNWRRWWPDLRLEVTEDRGPQGVRWGVTGPLTGTMEIWLEPMLGGALLHYFLHAEPTGVTQQQLAKLNLAKMTHRRRVAGKKMAFEVKMTLESSRPVGVSPVLDQA; this is encoded by the coding sequence GTGCACAGCGTTCAGATTGCCGACGAGACGTACGTCGCCGCCGACCCGGCGCGCATCGGCGCGGCCGTCGGTGATCCGTCTAACTGGCGACGATGGTGGCCCGACCTGCGCCTCGAGGTCACCGAGGACCGCGGACCGCAGGGTGTTCGCTGGGGCGTGACGGGGCCGCTGACCGGCACCATGGAAATCTGGCTCGAGCCAATGCTGGGCGGTGCGCTGCTGCACTACTTCCTGCACGCCGAGCCGACCGGGGTGACGCAGCAGCAGTTGGCCAAGTTGAACCTTGCGAAAATGACCCATCGTCGCCGGGTAGCCGGCAAGAAGATGGCATTCGAAGTGAAGATGACACTGGAAAGCTCCCGTCCGGTGGGGGTTTCTCCGGTGCTTGACCAGGCCTGA
- a CDS encoding fumarylacetoacetate hydrolase family protein yields the protein MKLRRIRTTGGLELQTRDADGAWHPVDDRTPLGGRIFDADWELARADEHLRHSTALLPFQPASFRDFMLYEQHVLDASRGLVRRFHPGQYRLVETVETITRRTFPLLKPRPLFYAQPMYYMSNAMTFVPSGTPIAPPAYTNALDYELEIGFVLARGLFNATPAEALDAIGAFVVLNDWSARDVQRAEMDSGFGPQKAKHFASSMSEVAVTAEEILPDVDALRGTVTINGATVSTVSSAGMQHGLGEVLAHASRGEHLRPGELFGTGTLPGGSGMETGHWLHPGDTLELSIDGIGRIEHTVGS from the coding sequence ATGAAGCTGAGGCGCATACGCACCACCGGTGGTTTGGAGCTGCAGACCCGCGACGCCGACGGCGCCTGGCATCCTGTCGACGACCGCACCCCGCTGGGCGGGCGCATCTTCGACGCCGACTGGGAGTTGGCCCGCGCCGATGAACACCTACGTCACAGCACCGCATTGCTGCCGTTCCAGCCGGCGTCGTTCCGCGATTTCATGCTTTATGAGCAGCACGTCCTGGACGCCAGCCGAGGGCTCGTCCGGCGCTTTCATCCCGGCCAATATCGACTCGTCGAGACCGTTGAGACGATCACCCGGCGCACGTTCCCGCTGCTGAAACCCAGGCCGCTGTTCTACGCCCAGCCCATGTACTACATGTCCAATGCGATGACGTTCGTCCCCTCCGGCACACCGATCGCCCCACCGGCCTACACCAACGCCCTGGATTACGAGCTGGAGATCGGGTTCGTCTTGGCGCGAGGCCTGTTCAACGCCACCCCGGCCGAGGCACTCGACGCCATCGGCGCGTTCGTCGTACTCAACGATTGGAGCGCCCGCGACGTGCAGCGCGCCGAGATGGACAGCGGATTCGGGCCCCAGAAGGCCAAACACTTCGCCAGCTCGATGTCGGAGGTCGCCGTCACGGCCGAGGAGATCCTGCCCGACGTCGACGCGCTTCGGGGCACCGTGACGATCAACGGTGCGACGGTGTCCACCGTGTCCAGCGCCGGCATGCAACACGGACTCGGCGAAGTCCTCGCCCACGCTTCCCGCGGCGAACACCTCCGCCCCGGCGAGCTTTTCGGCACCGGAACGCTTCCCGGCGGCAGCGGCATGGAAACCGGCCACTGGCTCCATCCCGGCGACACCCTGGAGTTGAGCATCGACGGCATCGGCCGCATCGAACACACCGTCGGCTCGTGA
- a CDS encoding glycosyltransferase 87 family protein: MTRWRSPDAGSSGGREAGAQPSNWRKACWLLLQLPALAALGYAAWRVLGSTVYRIDIDVYRMGGQAWLNGHPLYSPDVKFHTPIGLNLPFTYPPLAAVIFAPFAWLGMPAASVTITAITLVLLLVSTMIVLTRLEVWTASRVVPGPAWLRRWWLTALIVAWATLYWEPIQANFAFGQINVVLMTLVIAECVPRHTPWPRGVLLGLGIALKLTPAVFLLYFLLNRDRRAVITSLASVVATIAAGFALAWQDSWEYWTHTVRNTDRIGSASLNTNQNIAGTLARLGLDDHQRFAPWVVACFLVLGLTVWAARRALSAGESVLAVVCIALFGLAVSPVSWSHHWVWMLEAVIVTTVVAWRRRSLALAVVSAAGVAAMVWTPIDLMPKHHEVGIAWWRQLVGVSYLWWALATLVATGATVTVRTTAATAPRASSAPAPVSA, encoded by the coding sequence ATGACTAGATGGCGCTCGCCCGATGCGGGCAGTTCGGGCGGGCGGGAAGCCGGCGCGCAGCCGAGCAATTGGCGGAAAGCGTGCTGGCTGCTGCTTCAGTTGCCTGCGCTGGCAGCGCTGGGCTACGCCGCCTGGCGGGTCCTCGGCAGCACGGTCTACCGGATCGACATCGACGTCTACCGCATGGGCGGTCAGGCCTGGTTGAACGGCCATCCGCTGTACAGCCCCGACGTCAAGTTCCACACCCCGATCGGGCTGAATTTGCCGTTCACCTATCCCCCGCTGGCCGCGGTCATCTTCGCCCCATTCGCGTGGCTCGGCATGCCGGCCGCCAGCGTCACGATCACCGCGATCACGCTGGTGCTGCTGTTGGTCTCGACGATGATCGTGCTGACCCGTCTCGAGGTCTGGACCGCCAGCCGGGTGGTGCCGGGTCCGGCGTGGTTGCGCCGCTGGTGGCTGACCGCGCTGATCGTGGCGTGGGCGACGCTGTACTGGGAGCCGATTCAGGCGAACTTCGCCTTCGGACAGATCAACGTGGTGCTGATGACCCTGGTGATTGCCGAATGTGTACCCAGGCACACCCCGTGGCCGCGTGGTGTGCTGCTGGGGCTGGGCATCGCGCTGAAGCTCACACCGGCGGTGTTCCTGCTGTACTTCCTGCTGAACCGGGACCGCCGCGCAGTGATCACCTCGTTGGCCTCCGTAGTGGCCACGATCGCGGCCGGGTTTGCGTTGGCGTGGCAGGACTCGTGGGAGTACTGGACCCACACCGTCCGCAACACCGATCGGATCGGATCGGCCAGTCTGAACACCAACCAGAACATCGCCGGCACGCTAGCTCGGCTCGGACTCGACGACCATCAGCGATTCGCGCCCTGGGTGGTGGCCTGTTTCCTGGTGCTGGGCCTGACAGTCTGGGCGGCGCGCAGGGCCCTGTCTGCCGGTGAGTCGGTGCTGGCGGTGGTCTGCATCGCCCTGTTCGGCCTGGCCGTGTCGCCGGTGTCCTGGTCGCACCACTGGGTCTGGATGCTCGAAGCGGTGATCGTCACGACGGTGGTGGCCTGGCGGCGGCGCAGCCTGGCGTTGGCCGTGGTCAGCGCCGCCGGGGTGGCGGCGATGGTATGGACGCCGATCGATCTGATGCCCAAGCACCACGAGGTCGGCATCGCGTGGTGGCGGCAGCTGGTCGGGGTGTCGTATCTGTGGTGGGCGTTGGCCACGCTCGTCGCCACCGGAGCCACCGTCACTGTCAGAACCACTGCCGCTACGGCGCCGAGGGCATCCAGCGCTCCCGCGCCGGTATCCGCCTGA
- a CDS encoding SRPBCC family protein, protein MAEKTAQTIYIDAAPSTVMDVIADIGSYPTWVSEYKEAEVLETDPAGNPKVARLVLDTSVLKDTLVLSYTWPKDRKSVSWSLVSSSLLKSLDGVYRLAAKGSGTDVTYELTVDLAIPMIGLLKRKAERRLTDTALKDLKKRAEAE, encoded by the coding sequence GTGGCGGAAAAAACGGCCCAGACGATCTACATCGACGCGGCCCCCAGCACGGTGATGGACGTGATCGCCGACATCGGCTCCTATCCGACGTGGGTGTCGGAATACAAGGAGGCCGAGGTCCTCGAAACCGACCCCGCCGGCAATCCGAAGGTCGCGCGCCTGGTGCTCGACACCAGTGTGCTCAAGGACACCCTGGTGCTGTCCTACACGTGGCCCAAGGACCGCAAATCGGTCAGCTGGTCACTGGTTTCCAGCTCGTTACTGAAATCTCTTGATGGCGTATACCGTTTGGCGGCCAAGGGATCCGGAACCGACGTCACCTATGAGCTCACCGTCGATCTGGCGATCCCGATGATCGGGCTGCTCAAGCGAAAAGCCGAGCGCAGGCTGACCGACACGGCGTTGAAGGATTTGAAGAAACGAGCCGAGGCTGAGTGA
- a CDS encoding class II 3-deoxy-7-phosphoheptulonate synthase, which yields MNSTVDLPIEQLPTLPPLPADLRTRLDAALAKPAAQQPSWTREQVEPWRTVLESVPPVTVASEIVRLQDMLAQVARGEAFLLQGGDCAETFVDNTEPHIKGNIRTLLQMAVVLTYGASMPVLKVARIAGQYAKPRSADTDALGLRSYRGDMVNGFAPDAAMREHDPSRLVRAYANAAAAMNLVRALTSSGLASLHLVHDWNREFVRTSPAGARYEALASEIDRGLKFMSACGVADSNLQTAEIYSSHEALVLDYERAMLRLSSEEDDGAPQLYDMSAHYLWIGDRTRQLDGAHIAFAEVIANPIGVKIGPSTTPDQVVEYVERLDPHNKPGRLTLVSRMGNNKVRDLLPPIIEKVQATGHQVIWQCDPMHGNTHESSTGYKTRHFDRIVDEVQGFFEVHRALGTFPGGIHVEITGENVTECLGGAQDISDTDLSGRYETACDPRLNTQQSLELAFLVAEMLRD from the coding sequence GTGAATTCGACCGTCGACCTTCCCATCGAGCAGCTGCCAACTCTGCCGCCGCTGCCTGCGGATTTACGGACCCGGCTGGACGCCGCGCTGGCCAAGCCAGCCGCCCAGCAGCCGAGCTGGACCCGTGAGCAGGTCGAGCCTTGGCGGACGGTTCTGGAGAGTGTGCCGCCGGTAACGGTGGCGTCGGAGATCGTGCGGCTGCAGGACATGCTGGCCCAGGTCGCTCGCGGCGAGGCGTTCCTGCTGCAGGGCGGGGACTGCGCGGAGACGTTCGTCGACAACACCGAGCCGCACATCAAAGGCAACATCCGCACGCTGCTCCAGATGGCGGTCGTGCTGACCTACGGCGCCAGCATGCCGGTGCTCAAGGTGGCCCGCATCGCCGGCCAATACGCCAAGCCGCGGTCGGCCGACACCGACGCGCTGGGCCTGCGGTCCTATCGCGGCGACATGGTCAACGGGTTCGCCCCCGACGCGGCCATGCGCGAGCACGACCCGTCCCGGCTGGTGCGCGCCTACGCCAACGCCGCGGCCGCAATGAACCTGGTGCGGGCATTGACCTCGTCGGGGCTGGCCTCCTTGCATCTGGTGCACGACTGGAACCGTGAATTCGTCCGGACCTCGCCCGCTGGGGCTCGCTACGAGGCGCTGGCGTCCGAGATCGACCGCGGCCTCAAGTTCATGAGCGCTTGCGGGGTGGCCGACAGCAACTTGCAGACAGCCGAAATCTACTCCAGCCATGAGGCTTTGGTGCTCGACTACGAAAGGGCCATGCTGCGCCTGTCCTCCGAAGAGGACGACGGCGCGCCGCAGCTCTACGACATGTCGGCGCACTACCTGTGGATCGGTGACCGCACCCGTCAACTCGACGGCGCCCACATCGCTTTCGCGGAGGTGATCGCCAACCCGATCGGCGTCAAGATCGGTCCGTCGACGACACCGGACCAGGTGGTCGAGTACGTCGAGCGCCTCGACCCGCACAACAAGCCTGGCCGGCTGACGCTGGTGAGCCGAATGGGTAACAACAAGGTTCGCGACCTGTTGCCGCCGATCATCGAAAAGGTCCAGGCGACAGGGCATCAGGTGATCTGGCAGTGCGATCCGATGCACGGCAACACCCACGAATCGTCCACCGGGTACAAGACCCGGCACTTCGACCGCATTGTCGACGAGGTGCAGGGCTTCTTCGAGGTGCACCGCGCACTGGGCACTTTCCCCGGCGGCATCCACGTCGAGATCACCGGTGAGAACGTCACCGAGTGCCTCGGTGGTGCGCAAGACATCTCGGACACCGACTTGAGTGGCCGCTACGAGACCGCTTGCGACCCAAGGCTGAACACCCAGCAGTCGCTGGAGTTGGCGTTCCTGGTCGCGGAGATGCTGCGCGACTGA
- a CDS encoding ArsA family ATPase, with protein MTVGDSAAPAAARISLFVGKGGVGKSTLAAATAVHEARAGQRVLLVSTDQAHSLGDVLGVPVTPNGQRDAARVMADLDTGSLDALAMDTLSLLEAHWRAVVETLSRRFPESELSDIAPEELSALPGVQEVLGLHEVGELARSGQWDHLVVDCASTADALRMLTLPATFALYVERAWPRHRRLSTGADDARSTSVVELLERISANVEKLSALLTDGTRVGAHLVLTPERVVAAEAIRTLGSLALMGVRVEELIVNQILVQDDSYEYRNLPAHPAFDWYAERISEQRTVLDELDAAIGDVALVLTPHLAGEPIGAKALAELLDSARRRDGSPPPGPLRPVVDLESGSGLQSVYRMRLELPQIDSGTLSLGRVGDDLIVGVGAMRRRVRLASVLRRCIVIDARLRGSELTVRFRPDPEVWPK; from the coding sequence GTGACAGTAGGTGATTCCGCAGCGCCTGCTGCCGCCCGGATCAGTCTTTTCGTCGGCAAGGGTGGGGTAGGAAAGTCCACACTGGCGGCCGCGACGGCCGTGCACGAAGCGCGCGCGGGTCAGCGCGTGCTGCTGGTCTCCACCGATCAGGCGCATTCGCTCGGTGACGTACTCGGCGTGCCGGTTACGCCGAACGGCCAGCGCGACGCCGCGCGGGTGATGGCCGACCTTGACACGGGTTCCCTCGATGCGCTCGCGATGGACACCTTGTCGCTGCTCGAGGCCCACTGGCGCGCGGTGGTCGAGACGCTCAGTCGCCGGTTTCCCGAATCGGAGTTGAGTGACATTGCGCCGGAAGAGCTTTCGGCCCTACCCGGTGTTCAGGAAGTGCTCGGACTGCATGAGGTCGGCGAACTGGCCCGAAGCGGGCAGTGGGATCACCTGGTGGTCGACTGCGCCTCGACGGCCGACGCGCTGCGGATGCTGACCCTGCCGGCGACATTCGCGCTCTACGTCGAGCGCGCCTGGCCGCGGCACCGCAGGCTTTCCACCGGCGCCGACGACGCGCGGTCGACGTCGGTGGTGGAATTGCTGGAACGCATCAGCGCCAACGTCGAAAAGCTCAGCGCGCTTCTCACGGACGGGACGCGGGTGGGCGCCCACCTGGTGCTCACCCCGGAGCGCGTAGTGGCGGCCGAGGCGATCCGGACGCTGGGCTCGTTGGCGTTGATGGGGGTGAGGGTCGAAGAACTCATCGTGAACCAGATTCTGGTGCAAGATGATTCGTACGAGTATCGCAACCTGCCCGCGCACCCGGCGTTCGACTGGTACGCCGAGCGGATCAGCGAGCAGCGCACCGTGCTCGACGAACTCGATGCCGCGATCGGTGATGTGGCGCTGGTGCTGACACCGCATTTGGCGGGTGAGCCGATCGGCGCGAAGGCGTTGGCCGAATTGCTGGACAGCGCGCGCCGTCGGGACGGGTCGCCGCCACCCGGGCCGCTGCGTCCGGTGGTGGATCTCGAATCCGGCTCTGGCCTGCAGTCGGTTTACCGGATGCGGTTAGAGTTGCCGCAGATCGATTCCGGCACGTTGAGCCTAGGACGCGTCGGCGACGATCTGATCGTCGGCGTCGGCGCCATGCGGCGCAGGGTACGGCTGGCGTCCGTTCTGCGGCGATGCATTGTTATCGACGCGCGTCTTCGCGGCAGCGAATTGACGGTGCGTTTCCGACCCGATCCGGAGGTGTGGCCGAAGTGA